CTGCAGGTAGGGCTGCCAATCTCCACATCTActattagaccaggctgcccagggccccacccaagctggccttgaacacctccagggatggggcatccacaacctctctgggtagcctTACTGTAAACACAGTCTATcctttatctgaaaaaaatttaATACTTTCACCATTCAGTTAATACATAACTGGAGCTACCTGGCAGCTCGGCCTTAGAAAAGGCCTCAGATACTCTTAAGAACCAGGCATTTGTCTCTTAAGAGTTGCCCAAGCAGGTAGGAGGATCTGTGAAGCTGCAGTAGATTGGAGGGTGTCTGTTGTGGTATTTGGATTGTTGctttttacatattttcataCACTTTGTAACACAGTGATTCAGTAAGGACTATTATGAATAATAAAAAGCTTAGTTGTTGCcgagggttttttttttttactgcaattACTCTGAGCAGTAAAGTGCAATTTCTGCATCAACGTACAGGCAATCATCTTATCAAAAACGCATCTGTTTACTGCAGTTTGCACTTGGGTAGTTCCAGTAAGGAGTAAAGAGGTTCATGAACTTTGCATTTTTGTTCCATCATGATGGCAGATGCCTTCTACCAGATGAAAATAGTTTAAGTAACAATTGCTCATTTCTCTCTTGCCCTCTCATCCTACCTCCACAGCCCCGCTCCTACTCTTGAAGAAGTGAATGCTTGGGCTCAGTCATTTGACAAGTTGATGCTTACGCCAGCTGGTCGAAATGCTTTTCGTGAATTTCTACGAACAGAattcagtgaagaaaacatgcttttctGGATGGCCTGCGAGGAACTGAAACAGGAATCCAACAAAAGTGTCATCGAAGAAAAAGCAAGACTGATTTATGAAGATTATATTTCTATCCTTTCTCCAAAGGAGGTATATTGCTTTCCCCATTCTTTGGTGCTGTTTTGCACGGTTGATGTGTTTAAAGCTAGAATACCCGGGGAATATCTCTCATTCCCCACATTCCACTGCTAAGAAGTAGAGATTTAGGGGTAAAAGACAAACCCAGTACTGAGGTGAGATGGTCAGAACTACTTTCACCGTCTGTAAGAAAATTCTTCCTATGCTGCTTTGGCATGCTGATGTGAAGGCTTCAGTTTGAGGCACAACTTAACACAGAatcagaatatcctgagttgggaAGGACCCATAAAGATCATGGAGTTCAAGACAGAGATGAAGATTTTATCCTTGCTCAACTTAAAATCTGTTGGACAAATCAGtggttttcttttgcagtgCACATAGATCAGGTCTCCAAAAGCACAGTAACCACAAACAAAGTGTTATTTGCACAGCACAAATTGCCTTTGTGTAAAAAGCAGCTCTCAAAATACGGCACACAACAAAAACGCTAGCTTGAAAATTTTTCAAATCTACCTGTCACTTTGCTGGTAAAAAATGCCCCAGGTTTCAAACATATCTTGATTCATAATTTGAGCATAATTCTAGAAGAAGGCAGGAATTTTAAACTTTCTTATATTCTTGCAAAAATTTGTACACTTCATTATTTGTGGTGCCAAGTTGCAGataaaatgcagataaaaacGCTGTTTAAATCTAGTCAGTGCATTCTAGTAATGCTAACACCTTTCCACAGACTGGtgcttacaggaaaaaaaaccaaacatcaCTTGAATGCATGTGGAATCGTTCTATAACTATGCCTGTGGTTCACATCAATTCATCCTGCTTTTTAAGATAGGGATTTGATTGAGCACCGTCTTTCCAGGTTGCAATTTCCATCTGCGTCATCCTGCTTACTCCAAAGTCAGTCTCTTTACCACAGAACTACTTCCCAAGGAAACCAGCTGTCACAAAGCATTACAAATCCTCTCTGCTACAGAGCAGGAAGTCGGTCTGGAAATAATCTTCCAGTCTTTCAGGTTTTAGTAGCAACAGGGTTGCAGATGGGCTTGTTCAAGCAACACTGCTTCTATGAGAAACTTTCTCTGATGATATTCAATAGATTTTTATTGCCAAATTTCAACAGAATCATTCTTGGTGTAAATATACACGTATTTAACAGTCCTTATACTCTTAAAGGACACCAactgaaacaattaaaaaatatatatttttaagccaACAGAACAAATAGCAAAGAAACTGTACACCACTATTACTTACATGATTCTTTATTTTAACACGCAGGTCAGCTTGGACTCCAGAGTAAGGGAAGTGATTAACCGAAACATGCTGGAACCCTCACAACATACCTTCGATGACGCACAGCTTCAAATCTACACCTTAATGCACAGAGACTCCTACCCGCGGTTCATGAACTCTGCTATTTATAAGGACTTGCTTCGGTCCTTATCTGAAAAATCCATTGAAGCAtaagattttttcttatatgtatttattttaaaacaaatgggACTCTGGGCTACCCCGATCAACAGGGGATTTAGTATTCATTTACCTGAAAACAACTCAGGCAAGTTTTACTACAGACTGAATGCTTGGAACCCGCACAAGGCTCTGATACGATCAGCTAACGACAGTTTCTGATCAAATGAAGTATTACTTTGCAAAAGAGAATGAAGAAcatttatgttaaaaaacaaaaaaaaaaagcagtatttttacaTTGCAGCATCCAACTTGGACACAAGTCTCTTATAATGTATATCTGAAGTACTGAGCATGAAAACTCATTTTAAGTGGACTGTCACAGTTTTCTTGAAAGTCAAACCAGTTGCTCCATCCACACTACCACCAAAGTAAGAACAGTTGTACCGTCACTCTCTGGGTTACACAAGATCAAGTTTCACCTCCTGTATGAATTGTGCTCGGTGCAGGTAAACCCCACTTGTCTTATCTGATGCATAACATGTGATAATGGAAATCAGTAATGATCTCAAGTTTCCGAAAActaatttttgaaataattaatgcTGCCTATAAAAACCTTTTGCtgaaaaattgttattttaCTACTGGAGTTCACTGAGAGCATTTTTAAGTTCATACTTAACTTTAtaacaaaattatttactgagtaGGAAGAAGAGTCTGGGGATTGAAATTCTCAAATAAAGCACAATTCTCACATATTTTTAACTTCCCTCTGTAGGTAGGtgtaaaaagcatttcattgtTTGTTCCTGAAAGAGTGGCACTATCAGTCATCTTGGTTTTGTACACACTAATTTGACTTGTTCACTGACAGAGCTTGTAAGGCTTAGGTAACGAATACTCATACCTCACACTGACAAACGATGGAAGCCAGAACTATCTCATTCCATAGCACTTTTTCAGACTgtccaaaagaaaagcaacagctttATCAGCTAATAAACTTACGTTCATTACACTTCACCCAAGGCATTACATTACTCCTAATTCTAGCACCGTGAAAAGCATTAAAAGAGCActttcaggaaaagaagaaaaagaaatgggaataGCAAAGCAAAATTTAGGATATTAATTTGTCTGCCTCAGTACACTAGATAGGAGATGTGATCTCCCCTAACCATATTCACATTATCAAACAAATAAGGAGCTTTTTCACTGCAGCAAAAGACCTAACACAAGGTAAGTTTACAATAGCTGTGGACTAGTTTCTACAGTCTCCTTCCAAAACTGACACGATTCAACACACcaacttaaaaacaacaacaactcaTAAAACTAACCACCTTGAAAGACTGGAAAGCaaagctcttttttccttcagtatgaAACCGGATGACCCGGAGCACTAAGTCAAGAGGAATCACTTCTACCTACTTCTACTGCAGATGTGCCACTGCTTCATTTATGAACGCAGGTTCTCTAAACTGACTTTGGCATATCCCAAAACACTACCAGTACAGCCTTGGTTATATAAAGTATAGCATGCTAGGCAACAAAGGAACAAACTGGACCTATTGATAAGGCAGCATTCAGGGGAGCTTGCAGTCAAACTGAGAATGCCAGTGGTGCTATTTGAATCAGACTGGGTAATGCTGCTCTAAAACTCCAAGCTGACAAAGTAAGTTTAACTAGGTTAGATTCTGCTTGCTGGAAAGATCAGACACACATATCAAAAAAAGTTCAAAGCGTGCCATTTCACTGAAATGgactgtttcatttcttttaagttaTCTCCTTTCCCTGCAAAGATACCTCATTAAAAGCTGGAAGACAGCTGGAACACTCATACTTTATAGTAGACAATGCATTCTATTatcctgtggaaaaaaaaaatatatatatatatgctgaaATTAAAGGGGAGACAAAATGATATTGGATTGGACAGTTCTATGGCTAATATGAGAGTACTTAAAGAAAAAGTAGTTATTTCTAAGcttatttcccattttccaTATTccataataattaaaatactcaaggtagttttcattttatttctgcattacaGTGTGCTGATATTTGCAGTGCTCATCTTTCTTGGAAAACCTTAAACTTTAATGCTgagttttaaatttaaactgACATTCAATACTAGTCCCTAGGCACCCTGAGAGTATCTCATACAAAATAAGTCACTTCTTCCTTCAACAATGTTATTTTGAGGCTGTTCAATGCTGGATTtaattgaaggaaaaagaaaaaaaagaaaaaggcaaaacaaaactcaCACAGAAGACAAGTTTTTAACTACGCTTCATTATGATGTACTTGCTAATTGTGCACAAATCTTTTCCACTGCAAATGTGAATTATAAGTTACTATAAGCAAGACGttatagagaaaagaaaacaataatattgatgcaaaatattatttataattcataaagtaaaaaattacaaaatcaaCTTATCCTAGCTTGAAAATAAGCATGGGTGGTTTGCCTTGGCCTTTATTTAACCACAGGATATCATTAAGCTATAACAAGTATCCAGCCCACTGGTATTTTCTTCAATGTCTGTACTTTAAAAACCAACAACTCTCACAGAACATGCATACTGTTAAAGACTGCTTTTTTCCAAGAGCCTGCTAAGTAGTATTAAAATTGTATGGCCTCCTTCAGTCAACACATTGTGCTTTATACTGACCTTTAAAAGTAATTAGCACAGTACAAatggaggagggaaaaaaaaaaacatctaaacATACACAGGCTGAAAGATTCTACTGTATCAATTAAAATTGATCAGAGAAACATTAAGCATGCCTCCTGATTAATAacagctgaaacagaaaatgtgatCAGAGTCCACCTCAATGTTATTTAAAGTATGTGATCACAAGGGGAATCCAGAactccaaaattaaaaaaaaaaaaaaataaggcagttCTTGACAATATCTGGGAAATGCCATGCGACTTCAAAATGGGATTCACAAAAGCTTAGGTCACTGAGCAGCTGTTTACCTTCTGTTTAGTGCAAGTCAAAAAAGACAGTCAGGacaacatcatttaaaaatcaaatgttcTCCTGTGAAAGTTAACAGAATTATGTATGAGGAAATGGCTTTGAGCTAAAGATCCAGAAGCCTTCAGTATCTTCTGAGCAGCAGCGTCACTCAAGAAACATGACACTTAATCCCACTACAACTCTATGAGGAATACGGCCTTCTCTTCTTTGCTAATGGACTAATGTGAAAACTTCAGCTTATGCTATGGGACAACTATGTTCCAGACTCctctttgttaaaaaaatgCGTATGAAAAGCTCACTGCTGAGCACTTCTATTTTTGGATTTGGGTAACCAAAATGAAGCATAACTAGAATTTAGGCACCTAcggttttgggtttttttaagaCATTTCTTGGACTTCATTCTTCCACTGTGACAGCTCTTTATTCTGAAGTCAGAGGAGTGAAAATTTGAGGCTGCTACCACAGCCACAAAGCTGAAG
The DNA window shown above is from Meleagris gallopavo isolate NT-WF06-2002-E0010 breed Aviagen turkey brand Nicholas breeding stock chromosome 3, Turkey_5.1, whole genome shotgun sequence and carries:
- the RGS20 gene encoding regulator of G-protein signaling 20 — its product is MIKPRCALHFPCPALLQPMGSERTEMRKRQMAATQETPGTMQTQHSVGNRGPNACCFCWCCCCSCSCLTVRNQEEERARRTSHELQAEGIPNCEESPAPTLEEVNAWAQSFDKLMLTPAGRNAFREFLRTEFSEENMLFWMACEELKQESNKSVIEEKARLIYEDYISILSPKEVSLDSRVREVINRNMLEPSQHTFDDAQLQIYTLMHRDSYPRFMNSAIYKDLLRSLSEKSIEA